In Thermococcus thioreducens, a genomic segment contains:
- the gcvPB gene encoding aminomethyl-transferring glycine dehydrogenase subunit GcvPB, with the protein MFRQAKWGEPLIFELSREGRIGYTMPKPIEDVSVEIPEKLRRKSPLNLPELSEPEVVKHYTRLSEMNYGVDNGIYPLGSCTMKYNPKINEEIAAHPGVAYVHPYQDERTVQGALKIMWELEQWLKEITGMDRFTLQPAAGANGEFTGVMIIRAYHLDRGETQRTEMLVPDSAHGTNPASAAMAGFKVIEIPSNENGTVDLEALENAVSERTAGLMLTNPNTLGIFEDEILEIAKIVHRAGGLLYYDGANLNAVLGKVRPGDMGFDVVHLNLHKTFSTPHGGGGPGSGPVGVKDFLKDYLPVPLVGYDEERGYYLDYDVPKSIGKVKELYGNFAVIVRALTYLKIMGRDGLKEVSEIAVLNANYLTQKLKGTKGYGLPHKELRKHEVVFSAEPMKKETGVKALDVAKRLLDFGLHAPTIYFPLIVHEALMIEPTETVSKEELDAYVEALKRISEEAYSNPEVVKNAPHSTAVKRVDDVLAAKRPIITWRMYRELREKGEVDI; encoded by the coding sequence ATGTTCCGCCAGGCTAAATGGGGCGAACCGCTCATCTTCGAACTCTCCCGCGAGGGGAGGATCGGCTACACCATGCCGAAGCCGATTGAGGACGTCAGCGTTGAAATCCCTGAAAAGCTGAGGAGGAAGAGCCCGCTCAACCTTCCCGAGCTGAGCGAGCCAGAGGTCGTCAAACACTACACCCGCCTGAGCGAGATGAACTACGGCGTCGACAACGGCATCTACCCGCTCGGCTCGTGCACCATGAAGTACAACCCCAAGATAAACGAGGAGATTGCCGCCCATCCGGGCGTCGCCTACGTCCACCCGTACCAAGACGAGAGAACCGTCCAGGGAGCTCTCAAGATAATGTGGGAGCTTGAACAGTGGCTCAAGGAAATCACCGGGATGGACCGCTTCACCCTTCAGCCCGCTGCCGGTGCCAACGGAGAGTTCACAGGTGTCATGATAATCCGCGCCTACCACCTCGACCGGGGTGAAACGCAGAGGACGGAGATGCTTGTACCTGATTCCGCCCATGGAACGAATCCAGCCAGTGCAGCAATGGCGGGCTTCAAGGTCATTGAGATACCCTCCAACGAGAACGGAACCGTCGATCTGGAAGCCCTTGAGAACGCGGTGAGCGAGAGAACCGCAGGTTTAATGCTCACGAACCCCAACACCCTCGGCATCTTCGAGGACGAGATACTTGAGATAGCGAAGATAGTCCACAGGGCCGGTGGTCTGCTCTACTACGACGGGGCAAACCTCAACGCGGTTCTCGGAAAGGTCAGACCCGGCGACATGGGCTTTGATGTGGTCCACCTGAACCTCCACAAGACCTTCTCGACACCGCACGGTGGCGGCGGCCCTGGAAGCGGGCCCGTCGGAGTCAAGGACTTCCTCAAGGACTACCTGCCAGTCCCTCTTGTCGGCTACGATGAGGAGCGCGGCTACTACCTCGACTACGACGTGCCCAAGAGCATAGGTAAGGTGAAGGAGCTCTACGGCAACTTCGCGGTTATCGTCAGGGCCCTCACGTACCTCAAGATAATGGGAAGGGATGGCCTTAAGGAGGTCAGCGAAATAGCGGTTCTCAACGCCAACTACCTCACCCAGAAGCTGAAGGGAACTAAGGGCTACGGGCTGCCCCACAAGGAGCTCAGGAAGCATGAGGTGGTGTTCAGCGCCGAGCCTATGAAGAAGGAAACGGGAGTCAAGGCCCTTGACGTGGCGAAGAGGCTCCTCGACTTTGGACTGCACGCTCCGACCATATACTTCCCGCTGATAGTCCATGAGGCTCTAATGATAGAGCCCACCGAGACCGTCAGCAAAGAGGAACTCGACGCGTACGTCGAGGCTTTGAAGAGGATAAGTGAGGAAGCCTACAGCAACCCGGAGGTCGTCAAGAACGCACCCCACAGCACGGCGGTGAAGAGGGTGGACGACGTTCTGGCAGCAAAGAGGCCGATAATAACCTGGCGCATGTACAGAGAGCTCAGGGAAAAGGGTGAGGTCGATATCTAA
- the gcvPA gene encoding aminomethyl-transferring glycine dehydrogenase subunit GcvPA, translating into MGKHYIPNSANREEMLKEIGLSSIESLFSDVPRGMVKEFNLPDGKSEYEVFLELSEVLSKNKTILDTPSFLGAGTYFHYVPAHVKYLIERSEFLTSYTPYQPEISQGMLQALFEYQSLIAELVGLPIVNASMYDWGTAMAEAALMSARVTRKNKFVVPKHLSPEKKRVLETYAAGPGLEVVEIPWDESGQLDLEKLKEEVDSAAGVYIELPNFFGILEENIEEVGEIAHDAGALFVVGVDPTILGIVEAPGELGADIVVGEAAYFGSPMNFGGPRAGIFATRNDRKLIRQMPGRIIGMTKDAEGRRAFVMTLQTREQHIRRAKATSNICSNEALVAVAAAIHLATLGPRGLRELGEVILKNTAYLKKKLSEVAEIPFGGINFKDVLVRFEKPYSEIHEGLLERNIHGGYYIGKHFPELGESALFAATETTRKEWVDALIDALKEVA; encoded by the coding sequence ATGGGCAAGCACTACATCCCTAACTCCGCAAATAGGGAGGAGATGCTGAAGGAAATTGGACTGTCCTCCATCGAAAGCCTGTTCTCGGATGTTCCCCGAGGGATGGTTAAAGAGTTCAATCTCCCCGATGGAAAGAGTGAGTACGAAGTCTTTCTTGAGCTCAGCGAAGTCCTCTCCAAGAATAAAACCATCCTTGATACGCCCAGCTTCCTCGGTGCCGGAACCTACTTCCACTACGTCCCGGCGCACGTTAAGTACCTTATCGAAAGGAGCGAGTTCCTTACGTCCTACACACCCTACCAGCCGGAGATAAGCCAGGGCATGCTCCAGGCGCTCTTTGAGTACCAGAGCCTAATCGCAGAACTCGTCGGGCTACCGATAGTAAACGCCTCAATGTACGACTGGGGAACCGCTATGGCAGAGGCGGCTTTGATGAGCGCAAGGGTAACCCGGAAGAACAAGTTCGTGGTGCCGAAGCACCTCAGCCCGGAGAAGAAGAGAGTCCTCGAAACCTACGCCGCCGGTCCGGGCCTTGAGGTAGTGGAGATACCCTGGGACGAAAGCGGCCAGCTCGACCTTGAGAAGCTCAAGGAAGAGGTTGATAGCGCCGCGGGTGTCTACATAGAGCTTCCAAACTTCTTCGGCATACTTGAGGAAAACATCGAGGAAGTCGGGGAGATCGCCCACGACGCGGGGGCGCTCTTTGTGGTGGGGGTTGACCCAACGATACTCGGGATTGTCGAGGCTCCCGGAGAGCTCGGTGCTGACATAGTCGTCGGAGAGGCCGCTTACTTCGGCAGCCCGATGAACTTTGGCGGACCGAGGGCCGGCATCTTTGCGACGAGGAACGACAGGAAGCTTATCCGTCAGATGCCTGGAAGGATAATCGGAATGACCAAAGACGCCGAGGGAAGGAGGGCCTTCGTCATGACGCTCCAGACGAGGGAGCAACACATAAGGCGCGCAAAGGCCACCTCAAACATCTGCTCGAACGAAGCGTTGGTGGCCGTTGCGGCCGCGATTCACCTGGCCACCCTCGGGCCGAGGGGACTGAGGGAGCTTGGAGAGGTCATACTCAAGAACACCGCCTACCTCAAGAAGAAGCTTTCAGAGGTCGCTGAGATACCCTTCGGTGGAATTAACTTCAAGGACGTCCTTGTGAGGTTCGAAAAGCCCTATAGTGAGATACATGAGGGCCTTCTTGAGAGGAACATCCACGGCGGCTACTACATAGGGAAGCACTTCCCAGAGCTGGGAGAGAGCGCCCTCTTTGCCGCAACAGAAACGACGAGAAAAGAATGGGTCGATGCACTGATAGATGCCCTCAAGGAGGTGGCCTGA
- a CDS encoding phospholipase C/P1 nuclease family protein, translating to MKKVLSLIIALLAVSGLVSAWPTNGPTMDDPMNVHQKLTYKAIEAVYKDNPALGSILMQYKDQLLYGAYDEDWTGGSIDIGGKTYTIQSQYHFLDPMDHAELFTVALLGDPDTSAADMAQRLYEKAVQLWKQGDRTGAMYYLGRALHIIEDQGMLIGHQTPHLFEDLEQEKYVENAHDFVENQISPTVADDILNNRVPLDLTPIKWWQIPQEKSRFIQGYDIYLTDNENGHMSLSNGVAWAYADLAAHNSWRYMLYATGKDINLWSEWGHLGSYFWTRTLRKGDRSVLKLEFKGASSITIVFKDIDMQNAYFKTLGYVEIYDKNWNLIARYAQDPNPLVDTRVTVPGDTVYIYTHVDSTAWLDSDVDGWAIRNIELHANFDVNSPSGFRTLDGREYSKVQWAVYETMQYNIRLLAGLMEKFFEDVGVTG from the coding sequence ATAGCGCTTTTGGCCGTGTCTGGACTGGTCTCAGCATGGCCGACAAACGGCCCAACGATGGACGATCCGATGAACGTCCACCAGAAGCTGACGTACAAGGCAATCGAGGCCGTCTACAAGGACAACCCAGCCCTCGGAAGCATACTGATGCAGTACAAGGATCAGCTCCTTTACGGTGCGTACGACGAGGACTGGACAGGCGGAAGCATAGACATCGGGGGCAAGACGTACACCATACAGAGCCAGTACCACTTCCTTGACCCCATGGACCACGCCGAGCTGTTTACTGTGGCCCTCCTTGGGGATCCTGACACATCTGCGGCAGACATGGCCCAGAGGCTCTATGAAAAGGCGGTACAGCTCTGGAAGCAGGGCGACAGGACAGGAGCGATGTATTACCTCGGCAGGGCACTCCACATAATCGAAGACCAGGGCATGCTCATAGGGCACCAGACGCCGCACCTCTTCGAAGACCTTGAGCAGGAGAAGTACGTTGAGAACGCCCACGACTTCGTTGAGAACCAAATCTCACCGACAGTTGCGGATGACATTCTGAACAACCGCGTCCCGCTCGACCTCACACCGATAAAGTGGTGGCAGATACCCCAGGAGAAGTCCAGATTTATTCAGGGCTACGACATATACCTCACGGACAACGAGAACGGACACATGAGCCTCTCCAACGGTGTCGCCTGGGCGTACGCCGATCTCGCTGCACACAACTCGTGGAGATACATGCTCTACGCCACGGGCAAAGACATAAACCTATGGAGCGAGTGGGGTCACCTCGGAAGCTACTTCTGGACAAGAACCCTCAGGAAGGGAGACCGGAGCGTCCTCAAGCTTGAGTTCAAGGGTGCCAGCTCGATAACCATAGTCTTCAAGGACATCGACATGCAGAACGCCTACTTCAAGACCCTCGGCTACGTAGAGATATACGATAAGAACTGGAACCTCATTGCCAGGTATGCCCAGGATCCGAACCCGCTCGTTGATACCAGGGTCACCGTTCCCGGGGATACCGTTTACATCTACACACACGTTGACAGTACTGCCTGGCTTGACAGCGACGTGGACGGGTGGGCGATAAGGAACATCGAGCTCCATGCGAACTTCGACGTCAACTCACCGAGCGGTTTCAGAACCCTCGACGGCAGGGAGTACAGCAAGGTCCAGTGGGCGGTTTATGAGACCATGCAGTACAACATCAGACTGCTCGCGGGCCTTATGGAGAAGTTCTTCGAGGACGTTGGCGTTACTGGCTGA